One region of Gigantopelta aegis isolate Gae_Host unplaced genomic scaffold, Gae_host_genome ctg4570_pilon_pilon, whole genome shotgun sequence genomic DNA includes:
- the LOC121392809 gene encoding uncharacterized mitochondrial protein AtMg00860-like produces the protein MDTILHDVPGVICYIHDILVTGKTKEDHLRNLKEVFQRLEKHGFRVKREKCIFLQESVEYLAHQIDQTGIQAVPSKIDAIVNAPEPTNVQELRSFLGLLNYNGKFIQNLSSILHPLNRLLQVKQKWDWTEEYSQAFKRAKDQLTSSEVLIHYDPKLPINLATDASAYGIGAVMYCLMAQRGQFLLLHTPLTASEKNYAQLLLGAMCGGIAWTKILKT, from the coding sequence ATGGACACAATTCTACATGACGTCCCAGGCGtcatttgttatatacatgatatcttagtcactggcaaaacCAAAGAGGATCATCTGCGTAACCTAAAAGAAGTTTTCCAACGCCTGGAGAAACATGGGTTCAGAGTTAAGCGAGAAAAGTGCATTTTTCTTCAAGAATCTGTTGAGTATCTAGCTCATCAGATTGATCAAACTGGTATACAAGCAGTTCCAAGCAAGATTGACGCTATTGTAAATGCTCCAGAACCTACAAATGTCCAGGAACTTAGATCATTCCTGGGATTATTGAACTACAATGGGAAATTCATTCAGAATCTTTCTAGTATCTTACATCCTCTTAATCGATTACTTCAAGTTAAACAGAAATGGGATTGGACAGAAGAATATTCTCAAGCTTTCAAAAGGGCCAAAGACCAGTTAACATCTTCGGAAGTGCTGATACACTATGACCCCAAATTACCAATCAACCTGGCTACTGATGCCTCAGCATATGGAATAGGGGCTGTAATGTATTGCCTGATGGCACAGAGAGGCCAATTTCTTTTGCTTCACACACCCCTGACTGCATCTGAAAAGAACTATGCTCAACTGTTGCTAGGAGCTATGTGTGGTGGAATAGCATGGACAAAGATATTGAAGACCTAG